The Bernardetia sp. ABR2-2B DNA window GCAAAAAGTTTATTACAACACTTACAAACACTTGAAAATAATCAAATTACACAAAACTCTAACTCTGACGAAATGGCAATCAAACCTACTAAAAATAAAGGAGAATGGACTGAGTTACTACTTTTTATAAAATTGCTATTAGATAAAAAATTATATCTATCTGACAAAAACCTCAATACCACAAGCAGTTATTTTAAAATAAATAAAGTAACAACACACAATTTAGATTTGGAGTTTCTCTTATCAAACTCTTCTACAATTATATCAAAAAATAAATTCGACAAGACAGAAAAACAAATCAGTATTTCTAAAATAATTACTCCTTCTATCATTCAATCTTTTGTTGAAAAAATAAAAAAGGAAAAAGGCACATTCGAAATTCCATCATTTAATATTATTCAAGATGAATTGGGTTTTAATGTTGTAAAAGGTGGAAATAGCAATCAAAAAGCTGATATTTTATTAGATATTGAAAACGAAATTATACAAAAAGAAAACGAAGGCTTTGGAATAAAATCATATTTAGGAAGCAAACCAACGCTATTAAATGCGTCTGGAAATACAAATTTTATATTCAAGGTAAATGGTATAGAAAAAGGCAATAAAACTATTATTGATGAGGTAAATCAAATAAATACAAGAACAAAACTAAAGGATAGAATCAATAAAATAGAAGAGCTAGGTGGAAACTTTGAATATTTGGGAGCAGAAAGAGATACAATGGATTTTAACCTTAAAATGATAGATAGTCAGATGCCAAAACTGATAGGAGAAATTCTACTTTGTTTTTATAAAGAACGAGTTTCTTCCATCGAAAAAATCACCAAGAGAATCATAGGAAAGGAGAAGGACGAAGAAATTTTACTAAAAAACAAAATCAAAAATCTATTGGTAAGTATCCTTTTAGGTTTCTTTGCAGGAACAAAATGGGATGGTGCATTTCAATCTAATGGAACAATCGTAATGAAAAATAATGGCGACTGTGTAGGTTTCCATATTGTAGAAATGGAGAATCTGAAAAATTATTTATTTGAAAATATTAAATTAGATATGCCTTCTACAACTAGACACCGTTTTGGACAACTTTATTCTGAAAAAAATGGAGAGTTATTTTTTAAATTAAATTTACAGTTACGTTTTAGTTGATATTTGAAATTTCTGATTGAATTACCGTAATTCGTATTTACTTCTAAATTCTACCTTCTAAACTTTAAATTTGTTTATTTATGCTTCTCGCCCCTTCTGTTCTCGCTTCTGATTTTGCCAACCTCCAAAGTGAGGTCGAAATGCTAAATAAAAGTCAAGCTGATTGGCTTCATATCGATATTATGGATGGAGTTTTTGTTCCTAATATTTCATTTGGCATTCCTGTTTTTGAGGCTATTTCAAAACACGCAAAAAAACATTTAGATGTTCATTTAATGATTGTCAATCCTGAAAAATATGTTGATAATTTTGCTCGTGCAGGTGCAAATACTATTTCTGTGCATATTGAAGCCTGTCAGCATCTACATAGAAACCTTCAGCAAATCCGTAATCTAGGCTGTAAGGCAGGAATTGCAGTAAATCCTCATACTTCTATTTCTCAATTGGAAAATGTAATCGAAGAAACAGATTTAGTATGTTTGATGTCAGTTAATCCAGGATTTGGAGGACAAAAATTTATCGAACAGACCTATAAAAAAGTAAGTCAGTTAAAAGAATTAATACTAAAAACAGGCTCAAAAGCTCTTATCGAAATTGATGGAGGTGTAAATGCAGGAAATGCTAAAAAATTAGTAGATGCAGGAGCTGATGTATTAGTAGCTGGTAATTTTGTCTTTTCTTCGCCCAATCCAACAGAAACAATTAGTAGAATAAAGTCATTAGTTTAAAATAAAACTAGAAGTATGAAGTTAGATTTCAGAAGTAATACAAAATGATTTATTCGAAAAACTCTAATAAATACAATAATTTTGATTATTTTTAATCGAAAGTGAAATTTTTATGCTCTTCTCTCAACTAACTTTAAAAAGGTTCTGAAAACGTTTGTAGCATTTCTTTCGTTGGTATTGAGATTGAATCAAATCAATTTATTACTTATTTAAACTTCTTCTGACATTGTTGGTGTTCTTACCATACATCATTTTAAAATAAAAAACTATGCTCTTCGATAGATTAAAAAATATTATTCGCTCTACTACTAATGATTTATTAGAAAAAAATGGACTTTCTGATGATGAATATATGAAAGCCATAGAAGACGAATACGAAAAAGAATTTGGCTCTCTAGGAAATAATGATTCTACAAGTTATTCTTCCGAATTTGATACAGAATATGAGTTTACTGCGCCAAAAGCAAACCCAAAAGAAAGAATTTATTATCATACCTTAGGGCTTGAGCAAGGTGCTTCTTTTGAGCAAGTAAAGACTGCCTATAAAAAACTAATGAAAGCCTACCACCCAGACCGTCATCAGGCAGACCCCAAAAAACAGCATTGGGCAGTAGAGCAATCTCAAAAAGTAAATGAAGCATACTCTTACTTAGAGAAAAAATTTGGAAAATAGAGCTAGTCAGATTCTTAGGTTTTAAGAAAAATCAAAAACTATTGCTAATCGTATAACGTTTGCAAAAGTATAAGACCTTTTTTATAAATTTATTGAATAGAATCAAGCAAAACAAAGTAGGTCAATCTCCTATTCCAAATTATTGGAATTGTAATTTTATTGATATAAATAAATGTATCATAATCGTAACTTTTAATTCGTAATTCGTAATTGACTTATTATATGTGGATATTTTTTAAACGCCTTTTCAGAATTGGAAAAACTAAAGCACACGCCAAACTTGATAAAGTAGAAGACCCTGTTGCGCTTACCGAACAGTCCATTAAAGATTTGAAACAAGACCTTGCAGAGAGCATGAAAAGTCTTGCAGAAATGAAAGCGTTAGCAATCCGTACTAAAAGAGATGTTCAACAAGCACACCGAGCAGCTGGTCAGTACGAACAGAGAGCAATGCAATTTATTGCAAAAGCCGAAAAAGGTGATATTAGCATGGACGAAGCCGACCGATATGCACTAAAAGCTCTCGCCCAAAAAGACCAAATCTTGAGAGTTTCCTCTGCCAATGAGCAAAATTTACGTGCTTATGAAAACATGATTCGCAAGTTAGAGCTTGATATTCAAAAAATTCGTACACAAATAAATACATGGGAAGGCGAACTCAAAACGCTTAAAGTACGCTCACGTCTTTCTGAAACAAGTCGTCGTTTGAATGAACGTATGTCTTCTATTAGCAATAATAGTATGAATAATATGTTGGAAGATATGAAGAGCAAAGTAGAAGAACAAGAAGCTCTTGCTCAATCCTATGAAGACGTAGCTAATTTGAATGATAGTGTTGATGATGAAGTAGAAAAAGTATTGGGTAAAAATGCAGCAGCATTACCAGACTTACCTACTCCACAAGATGCTTTGGCTCAACTAAAAGCAAAAATGAAAGCACTTCCAAAAACAACAGAAGAGTTGATAGAAGAAGCCGAAGATGACTTTAAGAAAATAGGTTCTTACTCTGAAGAGGAGGAAAATAAATTAAATCAAGCAGAAAAAAAGAAAAATATTACCTTTGGTAAGGTAGAAAAAAGCACACCACCAAAACGTCCTCGTTTGCGTATCAGAAAAGAAGGTTTTGATGATTAAAAACATAACTATTCAAATATTTAAAAGATTAGTTTATCGTTTGAAACGACTGCAATTATTTGATTAGATAAATAATTCTTTGTAAATTGATTTTTTTACAATAGTATTTTTATTGTAATTTTTATAAAAAAACTATTACTTAAAAACTATCCAAAACTACTTTATTATGAAAAAATTATTTTTATTACGTCATGCGCAGACAGAAGGATACAGTCTTTCAAACCCAGACTCAAAACGAAAACTAACTGAAAGAGGAGTTCAAGATGCAATGAAACTAGGACAACTTCTTTACGAAGAAAATATTGAAATAGATAGTATTGTTAGTAGCGTAGCCATTAGGGCGCAAACTACGGCTCGTCTGATTGCTAATGGAGTAAAATATCTTCCTTCAAACATTCAGATAGAAGAAGACCTGTATCAATGTTCAGAAGTAGATTTGTTACGTTTTATTAGTCAAATTGATGATAATTCTATTAATAATTTACTTTTAGTCAATCATAATCCTGCTGTTTCTGCACTTATTTATCTATTGGCAGAAAAAGATTATGGATTTCTTAGCCCTTGTAGTCTAGTTATTTTTTCTTTTGATGTAGAAAATTGGACAGAAATAACAAAAGGAAGTGGAACAGTAGAAACGATACGCATTCCTGAAACAAGCTTTGAAGAAAGTATGATATAATACAAAAATTAGGAAAAAATTTTAATCAAACATAATTCGTTTGGCAATACTTCTTCCCAATGTAATTTCATCTGTATATTCAAGTTCACTTCCAATCGGAACTCCACGAGCAATCCCGCTCACTTTTACCCCTTGTTTTCTTAGTTTTTTCGTGAGATAAAAAGCCGTTGTATCCCCTTCCATAGTTGCATTGAGAGCCAAAATTACCTCTTTTACCCCATTTTGAGTTCTTTCTAAAAGAGAATCTATATTCAAATCTGATGGACTAATTCCTTCAATAGGAGAAATGACACCTCCCAAAACGTGATACAATCCATTATATTGTGCTGTATTTTCGATAGCTAACAAGTCTGGCACTTCTTCCACTACACAAATCAAACTCTCATCTCTCTTCGGACTCTTACAAATACTACAGATATCTGTATCTGAAATAGTATGACATTTTTTGCAATAAACTGTTTTTTCTCTAAGCGCAATCAAAGATTTTGTAAGTTCTTCTACGTCTTGAATTTCTTGTCCTAGAAGATGCAAAGCCAAACGCAAAGCCGATTTTTTACCAATACCGGGCAAACGAGAAATTTCATTTACAGCATCTTCTACTAATTTGGAGGGATAATTCATTTTAATCAGTTACCAGTAAATAGTTACCAGTAATCAGTTTTGACTAATTTGGTAGCTATAAAATTAAATTATTTAAGGACAAATAAGGCTTACAAAAATACAAAAAAAAAGATAGAGTTGAAATCTATCTGTAGCCAATCATTTAGAATCTAAAAAGTAGATTGCGAAAAGCCTCCTACATTTACTTGTAAGAGGCATATCAAAAATCTCTAAAAGTAGTTATTATGGTAAAGTAATAACTCTAGTTTGATTTCCTGCTCTGAGTGTTGCTTCTTTATCACAAGCACCATTTCCATAATCTAAAGTTACTGTTGGAATATCTTGACTAGTAAACTGTATTTCTATTATTCCACTAACAGGATAAATAATTTGTTGTGCTAGACAAACCGACTTTTTGGTAAGAGGAGTTTGGATAGTAGAAGTAAATGTAACTCCATTAGCTGTTACACCATTTGAAGTTCCTGTAATCATAAAAACATCATCTGTATAATCTGATAAAGAATCAAAACCTTCTGTCCACGTATAAAGTCTTTCAAAGGCAAGTTGAATATCTCTGTCTGGAAAACTAATCGTTCCATTTTCTAGTTGTAAATTATATTGCCACTGACCAACAGTATTTCTAGAAAAACCAGCTGTACGAAGCGTTCCGTTGAGACCATAATCATTAACTTTATAGTTTTCGAAGGTAATAGTCAAATCATCTCTTGTCATTCTGTCTCTATCTCTATAATTGACAATTATTTTACCACTACGAGTACGTCCGTCTTGTCCTACGCAACTCGTTCCAAAATCAATCATCACTATTTTGGTCTCTTGGAAGTGTGTAATAACAGCACAACCTTCTGTACGCCCAGAGCGAGAACCATCTACTTCCCCGTCTAAGCCATCAAGAGCTGTATTATAGGCATCGTAGAATTGTATTTCAGCAGTTTCAGTATCTTTTGAAGTTTCGAAGGCTGTTTGTGTTTCATCATCAACTACATCAGTTTCTTCTTCTTGACAAGCTGTAAGGCTAATCATCGAAACAGTAATCAAAATTGAAAAAAAATGAAGTAATTTGCTTTTTGTAAAGTCCATAATTGAATAAATTTAAAGGTAAATGAATAAAAAATTTGTTGGAGAAATTAAGTCAAAATAGGTGCTAGTTTTTTACCAAAACGTTTTTCTTGTATTCTATCAAACTCCATAACATAATTAGGGTTTTCGGTTTTCATTATTCTATCCCAAAACCTAAAATAAAGTCCATAGTTTCCTCTGAATTTTTCGTGATGAAGATTGTGATAAACAGAAGTATTCATAACTTCAAAAAGCCACGAGTTTCTAAACCATTTTGGCGTAATTTCGAACCCTAAATGTCCATATACACTAAACCAAAATGCAATGAAAGTAACAGCCAAAATAGCCAAAGGATGAGCAGGTACAATAAAAATCGTTATTGGAATAATGATAGCTTCAAGAATAGCTTCCAAAAAATGAAAAGAATAAGCTGCCCAAGGCGACGGATTAATAGATTGGTGATGAATACGGTGAATACGCTTAAATAATTTGGGAGAATGAATGGTTTTATGCATCCAGTAAAAGTAAGTATCTTGAATAGCAAGAATCAACAAAACGCTTACAGGAAGCCACCACAACGGAAAATCAGAAGTATTTGTATAAATCTGTGAATAGCTTCCCAACGGAGAATAAATAAAACCAAAACCAATTATTCCGAAGATAAGTGTGGAGAAAACAGAGTGTTTTATTTCTCTCAAAAAATCTTTCTTTTTAGCAAGATGAGATTGAATTTTGTTATTCAAAAATTGATTATAAAATAATTTATAGACAATCAAAAACGCAACTCCTGCAAAAACAAAATATCGAATCAAATTACTAATAAGAGGTAAATAAGGCGAAAAATGAAAAGAGTAATTTTCCATAGTGGTATTTGTTTTAGAATTTGTAAAATTATCCAAATAGTTCAAAACCAAAATGTAATTCATTGATTGTGAAGTATTTTATTTATACAAATATACTATACAAACTACCTGTTAGAGATTAACAAAAGATAAGTAATGAAAAAACGTACTTATTTTTTTTGTGCTTTTGTGGCAATTCTTTTTCTGATTCTTGAAAGTGAAACAGGTGTCATTCCTAAAATAGTTGCAATGTATTTATCGGGAAGACGATTGACAATATTGGGCTTTGCTTTCACAAATTCGATATACCGTTCTTCTGGCGAATAAAGTGTAAATGATTCTATTCTTTCAAAGACTTCTTGTAAAATATTCAATAAAAAATGCCTTCTCCCTTGTTCTAATTTTGGATTTTTTTCTAAAATTCGTTGTGCCACATCATAATCTATTACTAGAAGTTCCGTTTTTTCTATGGCTTGATAATAAAAACGAGCAGGACGATTATAAAGAATAACATCATAAGAAGTAATAAATTGGTCTTCCCAGCGCACCAAAGTAGTGATTTCATCTCCTTTTTCATTGACCATAAAACAACGGATTAGCCCCTTTCTTATATACGCTAATTGTCTCTTTTGTTCTCCTTCTTTTATAAAATACTCTGAAATATCAAGTTTTTTAAGGCTTGTATTTGCAAAAACTTCTTTTAAGTCTTGAAGTTCTAAACCTTTAAAGATTCCAAAATAATGATTTAGTTTTTCTAAGTCTATCATATCCAATAAGTATTTAAAAACTACTGAAAACGTTTTTTAAAGAACAAATTACAAAATCTCTACCCAAATATTTTTATCACACACAGCCTTGCGAAGTGGCTTTAGCTCATTGAAAGTTCCTGTTGTAATCGTCGAATGTCCTTTTGTATTGGCTTCTGTTACAACATCAAAAGCATCTCCAGAGGAAAGTTTACATACATTTATAATCGTTTTGATAATATAGTCTAATTCATTTTTTTTATCTTTAAAAAGTACCAACTCACGTTCTAGGGAAGCATCTAATTGCTCTTCTGAATCAGAAAGAGTTTCAATTAATGTTTCTGTAAGTTGTTTTCTTTGAGGAATTAATTTTTGGTTGGCGTATATAGTTTGCATAATTATATTTTATTTTGATTCTGTATATTGATAAATATTCTATTTATAAATAATGTTTGAGATAGAATAAAGTTTAAGCTATTTTTGTGAGAGTTCTATAAAATGGAATATATTATTTCGTGATTTTTAATTTTTAATTCGTAATTCGTAATTGAGTATGTTAAGTGTCGTAATGCCTGTTTTTAATGGAGAAAAATTTCTCAAAATGGCTATTGAAAGTATTTTGAATCAAACTTATACGGATTTTGAGTTAGTCATTATTAACGATGGCTCAACTGATAAGAGCGCAGAAATAATCAATTCCTATCAAGATAAGCGCATTCATTTTTTAGAAAATGATGGTAACAAAGGTATTTTTTATACAAGAAATAGGCTTTTTGAAGAAGCTCAAGGAAAGTATATTGCTATTTTGGATTGTGATGATTATGCAGAACCAACACGATTAGAAAAACAAGTTCATTTTTTAGATAAAAATAATGAGTTTGGTTTGGTAGGCTCTTGGATTACCCTTATTGATGATGAAAATAGAATAAAAGGAGCTTGGCAGCTAGAACATCGCCCCGAACAAATCCCTGCAAAGTTGTTATTTTTTAATCAGTTTGCACAGTCTTCAGTTATGATACGAAAAGAATTTGCAGACTTAAAATATAGAGAAGAATATCCTCCAACAGAAGATTATGATTTGTGGGTACGTATTGCACACAAAACTAGAGTTACAAATCTTGCTGAATCTTTAGTAAAATATAGAATCCACGACCAAAATATTAGTCAAACACAAAAAGAAAAAGCAGATAGACACGTTTTGAAAATCTATAAAAATCAGTTAGAAGAATTAGGAATTTATGCCAATCAAGATGAACTTATCCTACATAAAAAAATAGGAAATATGGATTTCAAACAAAATAATGAATCCTTTTTCGAAAAAGTAAAAAACTGGTTAGAACTGCTCAACTCTAAAAATGAAAAAATAGAAGTTTATAATAAAATAGTTTTTAATAACCTTTTGGGAGAGTTTTGGGCAGAACTTTTATCTAAAAATATAGAACTTTCTATTACAAAAAAAGCTTTTCAAAATTCGATTTTATCTTCTTATCTTAATTCTACCAAAAAAAATAACCTTTCAAAATCTTTTAGACTTCGTTCTTTTCCTTTTAATTATACTATAAAACCTGCTTTAAATGTCATAAAAAAATTACAAGACTGGAAAAGAAAAAAATAGGTTATTTCTATTTCTGTAACTTCTGTTACCAAGTTTTTGAAAGCAAAACTCTAACTTTGTCATATTCAATTTAGTTTTATCACTCTCCAATTATATACAATTATGTTAGATACAATCAAAAATTTGTTCAGCTCAAAACCTCCAACTGATTACAAAGCACTTTTGAAAGAAGGCGCAATTATTATCGATGTTCGTACGAAGGGCGAATATGCAGGAGGACACATTCAAAACTCTAAAAATATTCCTTTAGATACATTAGCAAATCAGTTAGGACAATTTAAAGATAAAAACCAGATAATTATTACTTGTTGTGCTTCTGGAATGCGTAGTGGAAGTGCAAAAAGTTTATTACAATCAAAAGGTTATACAAATGTTTATAATGGTGGTGGCTGGTCTGGTTTGAATAATAAAATTTAGTTTTTAAATCTTAAGCAATTGAGTAAAATTAAATACAACGAAACCCACGATTAAAATTGTGGGAAGACATTTTAAAATAGGAATAAGAATATAATTCCTGCTATCCCATAACTAAAGTTATGGGTTTCGTTTTAAAATCAAATTTTACCATTAACTTATAATTAAACCTGCTCAACTACTTATAAGGACAAGGCGTACCTTGTCCTTGCAACTCTTTTTAATTTTCTTTTATCAAAATTCCTCCCTCATCAGTTATTTCAATAATTCCTTCTGGAATATCTGTTTTGTTGAGATTTTGAATAATCGGAATTACCTTTTTATCTTTATCTATCGAAACTCCACCACGTCCACGTTGGATAATGGGCGTAATCTGACCAGAAATAAATTTGCCTTCTTTATCAACTTTTAGATTTACGATTGGCGCAAGTCCACTTTCTCCACGCAAACTAAAACGGTCATACGTACAAAAATTCCCCAAACTATATGCAACAAATCTATCTTTATAAACTTCCATAGCACGAGTAACATGAGGTCCATGTCCGAAAATAATATCTGCACCTGCATCAATCATGGCGTGAGAAAAAGCATATACATTTCCTCTATTTTCTCCATAGAAAGTTTCTGTTTTGCGTGTAATATGTTGCTTACTTCTACCTTCTGCACCTCCATGAAAAGAAACAATGACTACGTCACAAGAATCATTTAATGTTTTTACAATAGCTTCGGCTGCCTTTATATTTCTAATATCCATTGTCCCAGAATTGGGTGCAAAGGCTGCAAAACCGTACTTTACTCCTTCTTTTTCGAACATTGTATAAGGACAAGAAACCAAACCTGCATATTCTATGTTAATACTTTCTAAGAATTTTTTACTGTTTTCTCTACCTGAATTTCCAAAATCTCCCATATGGTTATTGGCAATACTGACTACATCGAAACCACCTTGTTTCAAAACATCTTCTACTAGCTTTTCTGGCATACGAAACGCATAGCATTTACTAGGATCTGAACAGCGTTTTACCTGTCCTCCTTTATTCAAAACTACTCCCTCTAAATTTCCAAAAGTAAGGTCAGCACTTTTAAGGATAGAATCTACCTCTGAAATCAAATCTTTACCTTCATTGGGTGGCAAATGGGCAGTAGAAGGAAAATTTGTTCCAAACATCATATCACCTACACCAATAATTTGTAGTGTTTCTTTTTTGATAGAATTATCTTTTACAGACGAAAGCGTACTATCACTTAGTTTTAGTTTTAAAGAATCTGTTAAGTCATTAATAAGAGCTAAAGAATCGTTACTCTCGTTCAGAGTAGCTTTGTAATCTGTTTGGCTACAACTAAAATGAGAAATACTGATGGCAGGAAGAAGAAAAACGAGAAAAATAAGTTTTTGGATTTTCATAGAAAATAAGTTTTGTAATGATATATGTAGCTGACTAACAGCACACTATTTATAGTTTTTGTGTATAAAATTAATGATAAATAATTGATTTAAAAAGATTAAATAAACGTTAATAATAGATTAATAAGAATTAAATTTGGTTATAAGTTGTAAAAGCAAATAAAATTTCGTATATTGACTTTGTTGGTAATTTAACTGACATAGTAATAAGTAGTCGCTTTAAGGTACATTTTTTAGATATTCATCTATCTATTGGCTGACAAAAACTAATTACTCATTTGTGCTTCAATTTTTTTAAAACACTAATTCAATGATTTTTATTGCGACAGAAGACCAAAAAGGAAAAATAACTGCATTCTTTGCAAAAAATAAAAAACAACTTAAAGAGAAAGGGTTCAAATGGATTCGTAAATTTGACGACGAACATCGTGCTATCCTTTGGGTAAATGAAAGTTATTTACTAAATAAGAAAGAGTATTTGTATTAAAATATTTTGGCGAAGCTAAATTTAGTAATTCGCCTTTTTGCTGGAAACTAATTACTTCTTACTAGTAATTGTAAAATAGTCTTTTGCTATTATTTCTAAATATTCGTGATACGGACTTAGTTTGGGGAGCGCATTTTTTATTTTCAGATATAACTGCTCTGCATAAAGTTTGTCATTTTTTCCGATTGCTTGTGATAACTCTGTTAGATAATCATCCATAATAGGCGATATTTCGGTTACGTTTCCTAACAAACGAGCCAATATTTCACTAATTGTCCAAGCCCATGGCATTCCTTCCATCAGTAGAGGATGAGCAATA harbors:
- the rpe gene encoding ribulose-phosphate 3-epimerase, which encodes MLLAPSVLASDFANLQSEVEMLNKSQADWLHIDIMDGVFVPNISFGIPVFEAISKHAKKHLDVHLMIVNPEKYVDNFARAGANTISVHIEACQHLHRNLQQIRNLGCKAGIAVNPHTSISQLENVIEETDLVCLMSVNPGFGGQKFIEQTYKKVSQLKELILKTGSKALIEIDGGVNAGNAKKLVDAGADVLVAGNFVFSSPNPTETISRIKSLV
- a CDS encoding Crp/Fnr family transcriptional regulator — translated: MIDLEKLNHYFGIFKGLELQDLKEVFANTSLKKLDISEYFIKEGEQKRQLAYIRKGLIRCFMVNEKGDEITTLVRWEDQFITSYDVILYNRPARFYYQAIEKTELLVIDYDVAQRILEKNPKLEQGRRHFLLNILQEVFERIESFTLYSPEERYIEFVKAKPNIVNRLPDKYIATILGMTPVSLSRIRKRIATKAQKK
- a CDS encoding phosphoglycerate mutase family protein, with the protein product MKKLFLLRHAQTEGYSLSNPDSKRKLTERGVQDAMKLGQLLYEENIEIDSIVSSVAIRAQTTARLIANGVKYLPSNIQIEEDLYQCSEVDLLRFISQIDDNSINNLLLVNHNPAVSALIYLLAEKDYGFLSPCSLVIFSFDVENWTEITKGSGTVETIRIPETSFEESMI
- the recR gene encoding recombination mediator RecR produces the protein MNYPSKLVEDAVNEISRLPGIGKKSALRLALHLLGQEIQDVEELTKSLIALREKTVYCKKCHTISDTDICSICKSPKRDESLICVVEEVPDLLAIENTAQYNGLYHVLGGVISPIEGISPSDLNIDSLLERTQNGVKEVILALNATMEGDTTAFYLTKKLRKQGVKVSGIARGVPIGSELEYTDEITLGRSIAKRIMFD
- a CDS encoding sterol desaturase family protein gives rise to the protein MENYSFHFSPYLPLISNLIRYFVFAGVAFLIVYKLFYNQFLNNKIQSHLAKKKDFLREIKHSVFSTLIFGIIGFGFIYSPLGSYSQIYTNTSDFPLWWLPVSVLLILAIQDTYFYWMHKTIHSPKLFKRIHRIHHQSINPSPWAAYSFHFLEAILEAIIIPITIFIVPAHPLAILAVTFIAFWFSVYGHLGFEITPKWFRNSWLFEVMNTSVYHNLHHEKFRGNYGLYFRFWDRIMKTENPNYVMEFDRIQEKRFGKKLAPILT
- a CDS encoding J domain-containing protein; this encodes MLFDRLKNIIRSTTNDLLEKNGLSDDEYMKAIEDEYEKEFGSLGNNDSTSYSSEFDTEYEFTAPKANPKERIYYHTLGLEQGASFEQVKTAYKKLMKAYHPDRHQADPKKQHWAVEQSQKVNEAYSYLEKKFGK
- a CDS encoding CapA family protein; the protein is MKIQKLIFLVFLLPAISISHFSCSQTDYKATLNESNDSLALINDLTDSLKLKLSDSTLSSVKDNSIKKETLQIIGVGDMMFGTNFPSTAHLPPNEGKDLISEVDSILKSADLTFGNLEGVVLNKGGQVKRCSDPSKCYAFRMPEKLVEDVLKQGGFDVVSIANNHMGDFGNSGRENSKKFLESINIEYAGLVSCPYTMFEKEGVKYGFAAFAPNSGTMDIRNIKAAEAIVKTLNDSCDVVIVSFHGGAEGRSKQHITRKTETFYGENRGNVYAFSHAMIDAGADIIFGHGPHVTRAMEVYKDRFVAYSLGNFCTYDRFSLRGESGLAPIVNLKVDKEGKFISGQITPIIQRGRGGVSIDKDKKVIPIIQNLNKTDIPEGIIEITDEGGILIKEN
- a CDS encoding PspA/IM30 family protein, which codes for MWIFFKRLFRIGKTKAHAKLDKVEDPVALTEQSIKDLKQDLAESMKSLAEMKALAIRTKRDVQQAHRAAGQYEQRAMQFIAKAEKGDISMDEADRYALKALAQKDQILRVSSANEQNLRAYENMIRKLELDIQKIRTQINTWEGELKTLKVRSRLSETSRRLNERMSSISNNSMNNMLEDMKSKVEEQEALAQSYEDVANLNDSVDDEVEKVLGKNAAALPDLPTPQDALAQLKAKMKALPKTTEELIEEAEDDFKKIGSYSEEEENKLNQAEKKKNITFGKVEKSTPPKRPRLRIRKEGFDD
- a CDS encoding rhodanese-like domain-containing protein — protein: MLDTIKNLFSSKPPTDYKALLKEGAIIIDVRTKGEYAGGHIQNSKNIPLDTLANQLGQFKDKNQIIITCCASGMRSGSAKSLLQSKGYTNVYNGGGWSGLNNKI
- a CDS encoding glycosyltransferase, which produces MLSVVMPVFNGEKFLKMAIESILNQTYTDFELVIINDGSTDKSAEIINSYQDKRIHFLENDGNKGIFYTRNRLFEEAQGKYIAILDCDDYAEPTRLEKQVHFLDKNNEFGLVGSWITLIDDENRIKGAWQLEHRPEQIPAKLLFFNQFAQSSVMIRKEFADLKYREEYPPTEDYDLWVRIAHKTRVTNLAESLVKYRIHDQNISQTQKEKADRHVLKIYKNQLEELGIYANQDELILHKKIGNMDFKQNNESFFEKVKNWLELLNSKNEKIEVYNKIVFNNLLGEFWAELLSKNIELSITKKAFQNSILSSYLNSTKKNNLSKSFRLRSFPFNYTIKPALNVIKKLQDWKRKK
- a CDS encoding ATP-dependent Clp protease adaptor ClpS yields the protein MQTIYANQKLIPQRKQLTETLIETLSDSEEQLDASLERELVLFKDKKNELDYIIKTIINVCKLSSGDAFDVVTEANTKGHSTITTGTFNELKPLRKAVCDKNIWVEIL
- a CDS encoding HpaII family restriction endonuclease, producing MNFKFIDLFAGIGGFHLAMHRLGGECVFASELDDFARLTYQENYQKISPKLFEDDLFNKDIRTVSPKDLPDFDVLCAGFPCQPFSQAGYKRGFADNHNSERGNLFFNIAEILEAKKPKAFFLENVRGLVTHDKGKTFKIIRNIIENELGYSFYYKVVHASDYGLPQLRPRVFIVGFRDESFMSSFNFPSPIPLKFTMSDVWGGECSREIGFTIRVGGRGSAITDRRNWDNYLVDGQTKRLSYIEAKKMQGFPDDFEFPVSKTQAIKQLGNSVAVDAVEAVAKSLLQHLQTLENNQITQNSNSDEMAIKPTKNKGEWTELLLFIKLLLDKKLYLSDKNLNTTSSYFKINKVTTHNLDLEFLLSNSSTIISKNKFDKTEKQISISKIITPSIIQSFVEKIKKEKGTFEIPSFNIIQDELGFNVVKGGNSNQKADILLDIENEIIQKENEGFGIKSYLGSKPTLLNASGNTNFIFKVNGIEKGNKTIIDEVNQINTRTKLKDRINKIEELGGNFEYLGAERDTMDFNLKMIDSQMPKLIGEILLCFYKERVSSIEKITKRIIGKEKDEEILLKNKIKNLLVSILLGFFAGTKWDGAFQSNGTIVMKNNGDCVGFHIVEMENLKNYLFENIKLDMPSTTRHRFGQLYSEKNGELFFKLNLQLRFS